A window of the Rubeoparvulum massiliense genome harbors these coding sequences:
- a CDS encoding M20 family metallopeptidase: MKAYFEAHYEEMLDWLECLVNQDSGSSNKEGIDKLGTMLQKEYSKLGFQVEVLQEEKYGNHLRIRMEPKAGGVKAATPSILIIAHLDTVFPKGTAASRPFRIEGERGFGPGVIDMKGSQVMLLYVMKALLVQHDPAVQQIEILLNSDEEIGSPSSRPWTEELCKGKRYAIIMEPARANGAIVSARKGGGKYRLTVQGKAAHAGIEPEKGLNAIYELAHHVIQLQQLNGIAEGVTLNVGTFRGGTTCNTVPAEATAMVDIRVTTMEQMGLVAQRIEQLTSHTYLAGTKLQLEGGISRPPMAKTAATEAFLALVQQAGNELGIVVQDTFTGGGSDGNFTAALGVPTLDGLGPIGGNAHSEQEYIELSSLIERGALLARLLQLLV; encoded by the coding sequence ATGAAAGCATATTTTGAAGCGCATTATGAAGAGATGCTGGATTGGCTAGAATGTCTCGTCAACCAAGATAGTGGCTCCTCGAATAAGGAAGGGATCGACAAGCTCGGTACGATGCTACAGAAGGAGTATAGCAAGCTGGGGTTCCAGGTTGAGGTGCTCCAAGAAGAAAAGTATGGGAACCATCTTCGCATCAGGATGGAGCCAAAGGCTGGAGGTGTTAAAGCAGCTACGCCCTCCATTCTAATCATCGCCCATCTAGACACGGTCTTTCCCAAGGGAACAGCGGCATCCCGTCCCTTCCGCATCGAGGGAGAGCGGGGGTTCGGTCCGGGTGTTATCGATATGAAGGGGAGTCAGGTGATGCTCCTCTATGTGATGAAGGCATTGCTTGTTCAGCATGATCCGGCAGTGCAGCAGATTGAGATCCTCTTGAACAGCGATGAGGAGATTGGTTCGCCTTCCTCCCGTCCCTGGACAGAAGAGCTTTGCAAAGGCAAACGCTATGCCATTATCATGGAGCCGGCACGTGCCAATGGGGCCATCGTTTCGGCACGGAAGGGTGGGGGGAAGTATCGCCTTACGGTACAGGGAAAAGCCGCCCATGCTGGTATTGAGCCAGAGAAGGGGTTGAATGCCATCTATGAACTGGCGCACCATGTGATTCAGCTCCAGCAGCTCAATGGGATAGCGGAAGGTGTGACCCTCAATGTAGGGACCTTCCGCGGTGGTACCACCTGTAATACGGTACCAGCGGAAGCCACAGCCATGGTGGATATTCGTGTTACGACCATGGAACAGATGGGGCTGGTTGCCCAAAGGATTGAGCAACTTACCTCTCACACTTATCTAGCGGGGACGAAGCTACAGCTGGAGGGTGGTATCAGTCGTCCACCCATGGCGAAAACGGCTGCTACTGAAGCATTCCTAGCCCTTGTCCAACAGGCTGGTAATGAACTGGGGATCGTTGTTCAGGATACCTTCACAGGGGGTGGCTCCGATGGGAACTTTACGGCCGCCTTAGGGGTTCCTACCCTCGATGGACTAGGACCTATCGGCGGCAATGCCCATAGTGAGCAGGAGTATATTGAGCTCTCCTCCTTGATAGAACGAGGCGCTTTACTAGCAAGGCTACTACAATTGCTTGTTTAA
- a CDS encoding ABC transporter ATP-binding protein, with translation MAHKRESKSEYLLEVVGLTKHFPLKQGWLKRGPRSGSALRAVDDVSLTLKEGETLGIVGESGCGKSTTANLIMRLLEPTEGKIYFDGVDWTALPARDLREKRKEMQMIFQDPYSSLNPRMRVKDLIAEPLRTHTQLSRNQIAAQVEELLEVVGLDPSYGNRYPHEFSGGQRQRIGIARALALRPRLIICDEPVSALDVSIQAQILNLLVKLKKEYQLTYLFIAHGLPVVKHISDRIAVMYLGQVVELASKVDLFAQPRHPYTEGLLAAVPIPDPSLRGKEVQLLEGDLPSPANPPSGCRFHPRCPYATQVCQEEIPPLQELTINHWVACHHPLQQGKGALR, from the coding sequence ATGGCACATAAGCGAGAGTCCAAATCAGAATATCTTTTAGAAGTCGTAGGATTAACCAAACACTTTCCCTTGAAGCAGGGCTGGCTGAAACGGGGCCCACGTTCTGGTAGCGCCTTACGAGCGGTGGATGATGTAAGTTTGACCCTCAAGGAGGGAGAGACCCTAGGAATTGTGGGAGAGTCCGGCTGTGGCAAGTCCACCACCGCCAATCTGATCATGCGCTTGCTAGAACCAACAGAAGGGAAGATCTACTTTGATGGCGTCGATTGGACAGCGCTCCCTGCCCGTGATCTTCGCGAGAAGCGGAAGGAGATGCAGATGATTTTCCAAGATCCCTATTCCTCCCTCAATCCACGGATGCGTGTCAAGGATCTGATCGCGGAGCCTCTCCGTACCCATACACAGCTTAGTCGCAATCAGATTGCTGCACAGGTGGAGGAGCTTCTAGAAGTGGTAGGACTGGATCCTTCCTATGGCAACCGCTATCCCCATGAGTTCAGCGGTGGACAACGGCAACGCATTGGCATTGCCCGTGCTTTAGCCCTCCGTCCTCGGCTCATCATCTGTGATGAACCAGTTTCTGCTCTGGATGTCTCCATTCAGGCGCAGATTCTCAATCTTCTCGTGAAATTGAAAAAGGAGTACCAGCTGACCTATCTCTTTATTGCCCATGGGCTACCCGTGGTGAAGCATATTAGCGATCGTATCGCTGTCATGTATCTGGGACAGGTGGTGGAATTAGCCTCGAAGGTGGATCTCTTCGCCCAGCCTCGTCATCCCTATACAGAGGGGCTGCTGGCTGCCGTTCCCATCCCTGATCCCAGCCTGCGGGGGAAGGAGGTACAGCTGTTGGAAGGAGATTTGCCCAGTCCAGCCAATCCTCCCAGCGGCTGTCGCTTCCACCCGCGCTGCCCTTATGCCACGCAAGTCTGTCAGGAAGAGATTCCTCCCTTGCAAGAGCTGACCATAAATCATTGGGTTGCTTGTCACCATCCTCTCCAGCAAGGAAAGGGGGCGCTCCGATGA
- a CDS encoding ABC transporter ATP-binding protein gives MNQCLYETSCVNRIEELNQDSSSSQQPLLEVKDLHTYFYGEDGVVPSVNGVSFSIKAGEVVALVGESGCGKSVTSLSIMGLIRPPGKVEGEIWFQGQDLTRLKKQALRQLRGKELAMIFQEPLSALNPVITVGEQIAEGIRLHQGMKRKEAREETIRWLQYVGIPRAREVYDNYPHQLSGGMRQRVMIAMALSCQPKLLIADEPTTALDVTIQAQVLQLMRRIVAEQQTAILLITHDLGVVAEMADRVVVMYAGRVVEEGDVASLFANPQHPYTKGLLQSTPRIDQLEEELYAIEGNVPHPGALPHGCKFHPRCPVALETCIHEDPPLQGIGKAGIDPELESTGEQGNKVRCWLQQLPHEGDGESNGT, from the coding sequence ATGAATCAGTGCTTATATGAAACGAGTTGTGTTAATAGAATCGAAGAATTGAACCAGGATAGTAGCTCAAGTCAGCAGCCACTTTTAGAGGTGAAGGATCTCCACACCTATTTTTATGGTGAGGATGGGGTGGTACCCTCGGTGAATGGCGTGAGCTTCTCCATCAAGGCAGGGGAAGTAGTGGCGCTCGTTGGTGAATCAGGCTGTGGAAAAAGTGTCACCTCGCTCTCCATCATGGGGTTAATTCGTCCACCTGGGAAGGTAGAAGGAGAGATTTGGTTCCAGGGGCAAGATCTGACGCGCTTAAAGAAACAGGCGCTACGCCAGCTACGTGGTAAGGAGCTAGCCATGATCTTTCAGGAGCCCCTAAGTGCATTGAATCCTGTGATTACCGTGGGAGAGCAGATTGCCGAAGGGATTCGACTTCATCAAGGGATGAAGCGGAAGGAGGCCAGGGAGGAGACGATCCGCTGGCTCCAATATGTCGGGATTCCCCGGGCTCGTGAGGTCTATGATAACTATCCCCACCAATTGAGTGGGGGTATGCGGCAGCGGGTGATGATCGCCATGGCCCTCTCCTGTCAGCCCAAGCTACTCATCGCCGACGAGCCTACCACAGCATTGGATGTAACCATTCAAGCCCAGGTGCTGCAGCTGATGCGCAGGATCGTAGCGGAGCAGCAGACAGCCATCTTGCTCATTACCCATGACTTAGGTGTGGTGGCGGAGATGGCAGATCGCGTTGTGGTGATGTACGCAGGCCGGGTGGTGGAGGAAGGGGATGTGGCATCACTCTTTGCCAATCCGCAACATCCCTATACAAAAGGGCTACTACAGAGCACGCCCCGGATTGACCAGCTAGAAGAAGAGCTGTATGCCATCGAGGGGAATGTTCCTCACCCCGGGGCATTGCCTCATGGCTGTAAGTTTCATCCCCGTTGCCCCGTGGCACTAGAAACCTGTATCCATGAAGATCCACCTCTGCAAGGGATTGGGAAGGCAGGGATAGATCCAGAGCTAGAGAGTACAGGGGAGCAGGGCAATAAGGTCCGATGCTGGCTACAGCAACTCCCACATGAAGGTGATGGTGAAAGCAATGGCACATAA
- a CDS encoding ABC transporter permease — protein MKQSMVIQSQQQLEERRSPSIARRWLRRLLRSKTGTVGFLIVSLVFLVAFLAPVITPHDPSATNPMLMFKPPAWQEGGEPGYWLGTDNLGRDLLSRIIAGTQITLLVGICSVLVAGTIGILVGIIAGFYGGIIDSMLMRIVDSFLALPNILLTLVVVKILGPSVLTLIFVLGITNWVSYARVIRSEVLSLKEREFVKAARSMGVRNGIILFRHLVPNILPSFIVISTLSVATTIILEASLSFLGLGIQPPDISWGLMLNSGRDYLASSWWVATFPGLAITITVLGIIFLGDWLRDVLDPRSQVRK, from the coding sequence ATGAAGCAATCCATGGTGATACAGAGCCAGCAGCAGTTGGAAGAGCGGCGCAGTCCAAGCATTGCTCGCCGCTGGTTGAGACGTCTTCTCCGAAGCAAAACAGGTACGGTGGGCTTTCTCATCGTTAGCCTCGTCTTTTTGGTAGCGTTCCTTGCACCGGTGATCACCCCCCATGATCCTAGTGCTACCAATCCCATGCTCATGTTTAAGCCACCTGCTTGGCAGGAGGGGGGTGAGCCGGGCTACTGGCTGGGGACAGATAATCTCGGCCGTGATCTCTTAAGTCGAATCATTGCCGGTACACAGATTACGCTCTTGGTGGGGATTTGCTCTGTGCTAGTTGCAGGTACTATCGGGATCTTGGTAGGAATCATCGCTGGATTCTATGGTGGCATTATCGATAGTATGCTAATGCGCATTGTGGACTCCTTTCTCGCTTTGCCCAATATTTTGCTCACCTTGGTGGTGGTCAAAATTTTGGGACCCAGTGTGCTAACCCTGATCTTTGTGTTAGGGATTACCAATTGGGTCAGCTATGCTCGCGTAATTCGCAGCGAGGTCTTAAGTCTCAAGGAGCGGGAGTTTGTGAAGGCTGCTCGGTCCATGGGAGTACGGAATGGCATCATTCTCTTCCGTCATCTGGTTCCCAATATCCTCCCTTCCTTCATCGTGATCTCTACCTTAAGTGTGGCCACCACCATTATTTTAGAGGCCTCCTTAAGCTTTCTTGGCTTAGGTATTCAACCCCCAGATATCTCTTGGGGACTCATGCTCAATTCAGGACGGGATTATCTAGCCAGTAGCTGGTGGGTGGCCACCTTCCCAGGCTTAGCCATCACCATCACGGTGCTAGGGATCATCTTCCTCGGTGACTGGCTGCGGGATGTTCTTGATCCTCGCTCCCAGGTGCGAAAGTGA
- a CDS encoding ABC transporter permease has protein sequence MRFFIRRILQIIPVLFILSFVVFSLLFLAGDPVALMLPEDATAEDIENLRKALKLDRPFIIQYGNYLLNLLQGDFGTSFKYKQAALPIVLERIPATLELAMGSMLVATLIAIPFGIWSATRQNSLLDLFITGASVVGKAMPNFWLGIMLVLLLAVTFPIFPVSGRGTWLNLVLPAITLGTGIAAEMTRLLRSSMIEILGQDYIRTAQSKGLHDGMVTVKHAFRNALVPTITIMALQTSTLIGGTLITETVFSWPGLGQLLIQSVNSRDMAVVQAAVFIIALFVIGMNLVADLFYRIFDPRIRYD, from the coding sequence ATGAGATTTTTCATTCGCCGAATTTTGCAGATCATTCCAGTGTTGTTCATTCTATCATTCGTTGTTTTTAGTCTACTCTTTCTGGCAGGCGATCCCGTGGCACTCATGCTACCAGAGGATGCAACAGCAGAGGATATTGAGAATTTACGGAAAGCATTGAAGCTGGATCGACCCTTTATCATCCAGTATGGCAACTATTTGCTCAATCTACTGCAAGGAGATTTTGGCACCTCCTTTAAGTATAAGCAAGCGGCACTGCCCATTGTCTTAGAGCGGATTCCTGCTACCTTAGAGCTGGCTATGGGTTCCATGCTGGTGGCCACTCTCATCGCCATTCCCTTTGGAATCTGGTCCGCAACGCGCCAGAACTCGCTCCTCGACCTCTTCATTACAGGGGCTTCCGTGGTAGGGAAGGCGATGCCCAACTTTTGGTTGGGGATTATGCTGGTTCTTCTATTGGCGGTTACCTTCCCGATCTTCCCGGTTTCGGGGCGAGGGACCTGGCTCAATCTGGTGCTACCAGCCATTACCTTGGGAACAGGGATCGCTGCAGAGATGACACGCCTACTCCGATCTAGCATGATCGAGATTCTTGGTCAAGATTACATTCGTACCGCCCAGAGCAAGGGTCTCCATGATGGCATGGTGACGGTGAAGCACGCCTTTCGGAATGCGTTGGTGCCTACCATTACCATTATGGCGTTACAAACCTCCACCTTAATCGGTGGTACCTTGATTACCGAGACGGTCTTCTCCTGGCCAGGTTTAGGGCAACTTCTCATTCAGTCCGTCAATTCACGGGACATGGCCGTTGTGCAAGCGGCAGTCTTTATCATTGCCCTCTTTGTTATTGGCATGAATCTAGTAGCTGATCTATTCTATCGCATCTTCGATCCACGAATTCGTTATGACTGA
- a CDS encoding ABC transporter substrate-binding protein, which yields MKKWFYVLTALLLVTTIVSACGKASEPSSTSSANGTGDAVTGSKATNTTLTIAMGTDMVSFDIHDHNNTSTEAIHVNLFNYLFKFDENQQLQPELAESYKLVDDTTWEITLRQGVKFHDGTELTAEDVKFTLERVAKDSALREHPNYKQILEVKVLEDYKVQILTDGPQPALLNRLARLGSGILPKAYIEEKGWETFLEHPIGTGPYQFVEWVRDDRVVLERFTDYYFGGNEEWERVVFRVIPEASTRVNELLTGGVQIAMNVPPNDWERIDNNDGTHVALAESNRVMFLVVRHTEGTPTADPRVREAIDYAIDDKALAEQLLGGAGVPTRTRVTPGNIGANPNLYNDYLYDPEKAKTLLAEAGYPNGLTLTLHSPQGRYLQDREVAEMIVAYLGQVGIQVNLDFMEWSNFVEMRKAKNNKELYLIGIGNSLFDADLVVDFYHSQRAAGEIDYANAEVDQLIEAARINMNAEEREKQYQRIQEIIAEDRPHIHLYLQKSNYGVSDSIQFAPRLDEMIIATEIKRK from the coding sequence TTGAAAAAGTGGTTCTATGTACTGACTGCACTATTATTGGTTACCACAATTGTAAGCGCTTGCGGAAAGGCGAGTGAACCATCTTCTACCTCATCAGCAAATGGCACAGGAGATGCAGTAACGGGTTCGAAGGCAACGAATACGACATTGACCATCGCCATGGGTACCGACATGGTCAGCTTCGATATCCATGATCATAACAATACCTCAACAGAAGCGATTCATGTGAATCTCTTTAACTATCTTTTTAAGTTCGATGAGAATCAGCAGCTACAGCCTGAATTGGCAGAGAGCTACAAGCTGGTCGATGATACAACCTGGGAGATCACCCTGCGTCAGGGCGTGAAGTTCCATGATGGGACAGAGCTGACGGCGGAGGATGTGAAGTTCACCTTGGAGCGGGTGGCGAAGGATTCTGCGCTGCGGGAGCATCCCAACTATAAGCAGATCCTTGAGGTGAAGGTGCTGGAGGATTATAAGGTACAGATTCTCACCGATGGACCGCAGCCTGCCCTCCTCAACCGCCTAGCTCGTTTAGGCTCTGGCATTTTACCTAAGGCGTACATTGAAGAGAAGGGTTGGGAGACCTTCCTTGAGCACCCCATTGGGACAGGTCCCTATCAGTTTGTGGAGTGGGTTCGTGATGACCGCGTTGTCTTAGAACGCTTCACTGACTATTATTTTGGTGGCAACGAGGAGTGGGAGCGCGTCGTCTTCCGAGTTATTCCTGAAGCGTCTACCCGGGTGAATGAATTGCTCACTGGTGGCGTACAGATTGCCATGAATGTACCACCCAATGATTGGGAGCGGATCGATAATAATGATGGAACTCATGTGGCATTGGCAGAGTCCAATCGCGTGATGTTCTTGGTGGTCCGCCATACCGAAGGGACTCCTACAGCAGATCCCCGAGTGCGGGAAGCTATCGATTATGCCATTGATGATAAGGCATTGGCGGAGCAGCTCTTAGGTGGAGCTGGAGTTCCGACGAGAACTCGGGTAACACCAGGCAATATTGGTGCTAATCCCAATCTCTATAATGATTATCTCTATGATCCAGAGAAGGCGAAGACACTCCTTGCAGAAGCAGGATATCCTAATGGTTTGACCTTAACCCTTCATTCACCACAGGGTCGTTACCTTCAGGATCGGGAGGTGGCGGAGATGATCGTTGCCTATCTCGGTCAGGTAGGGATTCAGGTGAATTTGGACTTCATGGAGTGGAGTAATTTTGTGGAGATGCGGAAGGCGAAGAACAACAAGGAACTCTATCTCATCGGGATCGGTAATTCCCTCTTTGACGCGGATCTAGTCGTGGATTTCTATCATTCCCAACGAGCAGCGGGTGAGATCGATTATGCTAATGCTGAGGTGGATCAGCTGATTGAAGCAGCGCGTATCAATATGAATGCAGAGGAACGGGAAAAGCAGTATCAACGGATCCAGGAGATTATTGCAGAGGACCGTCCCCATATCCATCTCTATCTACAGAAGAGCAATTATGGTGTGAGCGATTCCATTCAGTTTGCGCCACGTCTCGATGAGATGATTATCGCTACAGAAATTAAACGGAAGTAG
- a CDS encoding IS256 family transposase: protein MNQFTTKIVDALVKKQDITEVFRSHLEIAINSLLATELTEFLDYEKYERIGFNSGNSRNGSYSRTLHTEYGDLAIQIPRDRNGEFKQQTVAPYKRSNDTLENTVIHLFKKGITMAEIAHLIEKMYGHHYTPQTISNMTKAVSENVKAFQNRPLHNRYVCVYLDATYLAVRRDTVSKEAVYIAVGIREDGSKEVLAYTIAPTESAYNWQELLEELKERGVEDVLLFVSDGLKGMSGTVFNVFPKAKYQVCLVHVGRNIAHKVRVEDRQEICEDFKTIHQATDAESAQTALQTFCDKWGKSYKKVTQGLLENPYLLTFYQFPKDIWRSIYSTNLIESFNKQIKKYTKRKEQFPNEESLERFLVTQFEDYNERFATRCHIGFNKARAALAEMFEELQDPAK, encoded by the coding sequence ATGAATCAGTTTACAACAAAAATTGTCGATGCACTAGTGAAAAAACAAGATATTACTGAGGTCTTTCGTTCACATCTGGAAATAGCAATTAATTCACTACTGGCCACAGAACTAACAGAATTTCTGGACTACGAAAAATACGAACGGATCGGCTTCAACTCAGGCAACTCTCGCAATGGGTCTTATTCGCGCACGCTTCACACGGAGTATGGGGATTTAGCCATTCAGATCCCACGTGACCGCAATGGCGAGTTTAAACAACAGACTGTGGCACCTTACAAACGGTCAAATGACACGTTAGAGAACACGGTAATCCACCTATTTAAAAAAGGCATTACGATGGCTGAAATTGCACATTTAATCGAGAAAATGTATGGTCACCACTATACGCCACAAACGATTTCGAATATGACAAAGGCTGTTTCTGAAAACGTGAAAGCGTTCCAGAATCGTCCGCTGCACAATCGCTACGTGTGCGTGTATTTAGATGCGACATACCTTGCTGTTCGCCGTGATACAGTTTCTAAGGAAGCTGTTTACATCGCAGTGGGCATCCGTGAAGACGGCTCAAAGGAAGTGTTGGCCTACACAATCGCACCAACAGAATCGGCTTACAACTGGCAAGAGCTGCTAGAAGAGCTAAAGGAACGTGGTGTTGAAGATGTCCTATTATTCGTTTCAGACGGCTTAAAAGGCATGTCTGGCACTGTTTTTAACGTGTTCCCTAAAGCGAAATATCAAGTGTGTCTTGTACATGTTGGACGTAATATTGCCCATAAAGTTCGTGTAGAAGATCGCCAAGAAATTTGCGAGGATTTTAAAACGATTCACCAAGCAACAGACGCAGAATCAGCTCAAACAGCACTTCAAACGTTCTGCGACAAATGGGGGAAATCGTATAAAAAAGTCACGCAAGGATTACTTGAAAACCCTTATTTACTCACGTTTTATCAGTTTCCAAAGGACATTTGGCGAAGTATTTACTCGACGAATTTAATTGAGTCGTTTAATAAACAAATCAAGAAGTATACAAAGCGTAAAGAACAGTTCCCTAATGAAGAATCGTTGGAACGTTTCTTAGTGACGCAGTTTGAGGATTACAATGAGCGTTTCGCCACACGGTGTCACATTGGTTTTAACAAGGCCCGTGCAGCACTGGCAGAAATGTTTGAAGAACTGCAGGATCCGGCTAAGTAA
- a CDS encoding ImmA/IrrE family metallo-endopeptidase — MSPSIALNELQIEEIKKLVGEQRQVLGFIGETPIGHDIFTILEKKNIILLEYPVKSEDGTPSFSAALMYSEEEAKELIFIGLNTADYFDKQIFAVAHELYHFFTKTGSHLSRLDEEEHNLIEAMANRFAAEFLLAENVLKSLVLNEFKTNSLFDIQFNPLLRFIARLHCTWWLPYRSLVKRLKEIDAISEQQYEALYGINERDMNGFYGRIGQATNLEVFSKLNTISNNIGTSAKDVEVIIRNYEDNIINEDEFLDAISLFNKRPEDFGYELNISEEDINEMKAFFNKEVDDEG, encoded by the coding sequence ATGAGTCCATCCATTGCTCTTAACGAGTTACAGATTGAGGAGATAAAGAAATTAGTCGGAGAACAGCGGCAAGTATTAGGATTTATAGGAGAAACGCCAATTGGACATGATATTTTCACTATTCTTGAAAAAAAGAATATTATTTTGCTGGAATATCCTGTTAAGTCGGAAGATGGTACTCCTTCTTTTTCTGCTGCTCTTATGTATTCTGAGGAAGAAGCAAAAGAGCTTATTTTTATTGGACTAAACACTGCTGACTATTTTGATAAACAAATTTTTGCAGTTGCACATGAACTTTATCATTTTTTCACGAAGACTGGTTCACATCTAAGCCGTTTAGACGAAGAGGAGCATAACCTAATCGAAGCGATGGCAAATCGCTTTGCGGCAGAATTTCTTTTAGCTGAAAATGTACTTAAGAGTCTTGTGCTTAATGAATTTAAAACTAATTCACTTTTTGATATTCAATTTAACCCACTATTGCGTTTTATTGCTAGGTTGCATTGTACATGGTGGTTGCCATACCGTTCATTAGTCAAGCGTTTAAAGGAGATTGATGCAATTTCTGAACAGCAATACGAAGCGCTTTATGGTATTAATGAACGAGATATGAATGGCTTTTATGGGCGTATAGGTCAAGCAACTAATCTCGAAGTATTTTCAAAACTCAATACAATTTCAAATAATATTGGTACATCTGCAAAAGATGTTGAAGTAATCATTAGAAATTATGAGGACAACATCATCAACGAAGATGAATTTTTAGATGCTATCAGCCTTTTTAATAAAAGACCAGAAGATTTTGGCTATGAGTTGAATATTTCTGAAGAAGACATAAATGAAATGAAGGCATTTTTCAATAAGGAGGTTGATGATGAAGGTTGA
- a CDS encoding helix-turn-helix transcriptional regulator, with protein MRKLSTAKLAETVKFKREQKGLTQEELGNLTGINRAMIGRIERENYIPSMSQFEALSNILDFEITDMFIEKQGKDSFIALRSEALSEYEREGVDKLFTMMLSLRQQILLRSKYENESIHCS; from the coding sequence TTGAGAAAATTATCAACGGCAAAACTTGCTGAAACTGTAAAATTTAAGCGTGAACAGAAGGGGCTAACTCAAGAAGAACTAGGTAATCTTACTGGAATCAATCGAGCGATGATTGGGCGAATCGAGCGTGAAAATTATATACCATCAATGAGTCAGTTTGAAGCCTTATCTAATATTTTGGACTTTGAAATTACTGATATGTTCATTGAAAAGCAAGGAAAAGATTCATTTATCGCATTACGTAGTGAAGCCCTAAGCGAATATGAGAGAGAAGGTGTAGACAAACTTTTTACCATGATGTTATCACTTAGACAGCAAATACTGTTAAGGAGTAAATATGAAAATGAGTCCATCCATTGCTCTTAA
- the fabZ gene encoding 3-hydroxyacyl-ACP dehydratase FabZ, whose amino-acid sequence MNIEEIQSIIPHRYPFLLVDQIEEVEEGKRAVGIKNVTINEPFFQGHFPEYPVMPGVLIIEALAQVGAVAILMKEENQGKIGLLAGVDKFRFKRQVRPGDQLRLEVELTRMKGSIGKAAGKATVNGEVAAEGELMFAING is encoded by the coding sequence ATGAATATTGAAGAGATTCAAAGCATCATCCCCCATCGTTACCCCTTCCTACTCGTGGATCAAATCGAAGAAGTGGAAGAAGGGAAGCGCGCAGTAGGCATTAAGAATGTGACCATCAATGAACCCTTTTTCCAAGGCCACTTCCCTGAATACCCTGTGATGCCAGGTGTTCTGATTATTGAAGCCCTGGCACAGGTAGGAGCTGTGGCCATTCTCATGAAGGAAGAGAATCAGGGCAAAATTGGCCTACTAGCTGGCGTGGACAAGTTCCGCTTCAAGAGGCAGGTTCGTCCTGGCGATCAACTTCGGCTGGAGGTAGAGCTAACCCGGATGAAGGGGAGCATTGGAAAAGCAGCAGGGAAGGCCACGGTGAATGGTGAGGTTGCTGCAGAAGGGGAATTGATGTTTGCGATAAATGGTTAA
- the pgsA gene encoding CDP-diacylglycerol--glycerol-3-phosphate 3-phosphatidyltransferase, whose translation MNIPNILTVFRLCLVPVYFGVFFSGPEHRYLAFMIIVLAGITDVADGYIARKYNLVTDIGKMLDPLADKLMMVSVFITLLVAKLIPIWGAIVFFARDLGMIFASIFFVSKGKKTVQANFLGKLSTVLFYTFFLFIFFDWPYAIHILCLALTVAITASINYIIQFRRLNHMGHQMNEETTN comes from the coding sequence ATGAATATACCCAATATCTTGACGGTGTTTCGACTTTGTCTCGTCCCTGTGTATTTTGGGGTCTTCTTTTCCGGACCGGAACACCGTTACTTGGCTTTTATGATTATCGTCTTAGCAGGGATCACCGATGTGGCTGATGGCTATATTGCCCGAAAATATAACTTGGTTACTGATATCGGGAAGATGCTCGACCCATTGGCTGACAAGCTGATGATGGTCTCTGTTTTTATTACCCTGTTAGTGGCCAAGCTAATCCCAATTTGGGGAGCCATTGTCTTCTTTGCACGGGATCTAGGAATGATCTTCGCCTCCATCTTCTTCGTGAGTAAGGGAAAGAAGACGGTACAGGCAAACTTTCTCGGGAAACTCTCCACCGTGCTCTTCTACACCTTCTTCCTCTTCATCTTTTTTGATTGGCCGTATGCCATCCACATTTTATGCTTGGCCTTAACGGTAGCCATTACAGCAAGTATTAACTACATTATCCAATTTCGGCGTCTCAACCATATGGGCCATCAGATGAATGAAGAGACAACCAACTAA
- a CDS encoding DNA-directed RNA polymerase subunit beta, whose product MKSFEERLKEKASERRKALSAEQRAPRQSVASPRPATRATVQERPVQRSAERSVEPMAAATREGQATTSKDQGTSKKDASKMPKLSRSLKVTVFILLFVFTMSVGAMIGYGVFGDRPAFEVFNPQTWKHMLDLVFASGK is encoded by the coding sequence ATGAAATCCTTTGAAGAACGTCTAAAAGAAAAAGCAAGCGAGCGTCGCAAGGCATTATCTGCAGAACAGCGTGCACCTCGCCAATCCGTAGCATCACCAAGACCTGCTACGAGAGCAACGGTGCAAGAACGGCCAGTTCAGCGCTCAGCTGAACGTTCAGTAGAACCGATGGCAGCTGCAACAAGAGAAGGGCAAGCTACTACCTCGAAGGATCAAGGCACCAGTAAGAAGGATGCGAGTAAAATGCCCAAGCTGAGCCGCAGTCTCAAGGTCACAGTATTTATCCTCCTCTTTGTATTCACGATGTCCGTGGGTGCAATGATCGGCTATGGTGTTTTCGGTGATCGCCCAGCCTTTGAAGTGTTTAATCCTCAAACCTGGAAACATATGCTAGACTTAGTCTTTGCTTCAGGTAAGTAA